In a single window of the Desulfovibrio mangrovi genome:
- a CDS encoding 4Fe-4S dicluster domain-containing protein, with product MTSYTVYMDQLPGLLELWAKEFQVHVPVEVEEGIYDFVPWRKDEEIAWEYDVAYNTLKRFFLPPRETLLRFDPAACTAEVVCEAPKQLLFGVHPYDVKAANQLDTLMRKDVPDNNFIARKKNTVIFALEPAAVARNAFWASVDAHKVDNGYDLYWTRISSASFHVEVATRRGKELLLAGGPLDLATDADKEATRRAHQRIVKESLRNGLKYPWRETADILSRAWDSTLWQHRARHCFSCGTCNLVCPTCYCFDMKEELDNSLTKGERYREWDGCMMDSFSRVAGDHNFRPHTRERFRHRYYRKGKYIFDKIGQLGCVGCGRCVSGCTSGIADPKAVFNELWEADRHDS from the coding sequence ATGACTTCGTATACTGTGTATATGGATCAGCTTCCGGGGCTGCTGGAGCTATGGGCCAAGGAGTTTCAGGTCCACGTTCCCGTGGAAGTAGAAGAAGGCATCTACGATTTCGTGCCATGGCGAAAGGATGAGGAAATCGCCTGGGAATACGATGTTGCCTATAACACGCTGAAGCGCTTCTTCCTTCCTCCCCGAGAGACTTTGTTGCGTTTTGATCCTGCCGCGTGCACAGCGGAAGTCGTGTGCGAGGCACCCAAACAGCTTCTGTTTGGCGTGCACCCCTATGACGTGAAGGCTGCCAACCAGCTTGATACGCTCATGCGCAAGGATGTGCCGGATAACAATTTTATCGCCAGAAAGAAGAACACCGTGATCTTCGCTCTGGAGCCTGCCGCCGTGGCGCGTAACGCTTTCTGGGCGTCCGTTGACGCGCATAAGGTGGATAACGGCTACGACCTCTACTGGACCCGCATAAGCTCTGCCTCCTTCCACGTGGAAGTTGCCACACGCAGGGGCAAGGAGCTGTTGCTTGCGGGTGGTCCTCTCGATCTTGCCACGGATGCGGACAAGGAAGCCACACGGCGGGCGCATCAGCGCATCGTCAAGGAATCGCTGCGCAACGGGTTGAAGTATCCGTGGCGTGAGACTGCGGACATACTGAGCCGTGCGTGGGATTCCACCCTGTGGCAGCACCGTGCGCGGCATTGCTTCTCGTGCGGCACCTGCAATCTGGTCTGTCCCACCTGCTACTGCTTCGACATGAAGGAGGAGCTGGACAACTCCCTGACCAAGGGAGAGCGCTACCGCGAATGGGACGGCTGCATGATGGACAGTTTCTCGCGCGTGGCGGGCGACCACAATTTCCGCCCGCATACCCGTGAGCGTTTCCGTCACCGCTATTACCGCAAGGGCAAATACATCTTCGACAAGATCGGCCAGTTGGGCTGCGTGGGCTGCGGCCGGTGCGTTTCCGGATGCACCTCGGGCATTGCCGATCCCAAGGCCGTATTCAATGAACTGTGGGAGGCAGACCGTCATGACTCCTGA
- a CDS encoding DUF3536 domain-containing protein, which yields MPRQLCIHGHFYQPPREDPWMGEIFPEDSAAPSLNWNQRITRESYAPLAWARRIDSEGCIADIMNCYEWISFNAGPTLLAWMERNEPTTYRRILEADGISSARWGHGNAMAQAYHHTILPLASAQDKKLEIAWARADFRTRFGREPEGMWLAECAADIPTLEELASQGIRFTILSPHQASFVADKGDDDWQAVHGGAIDISIPYDIELPSGKTIAVFFYNGPISQAVAFERLLQDGEAFWQKLNHAAGTGLLTVCTDGETYGHHFTFGEMALAYTLGQAISGRDNTRLTNYATYLAQNPPTRKVRIHEPSSWSCAHGVERWKSNCGCTDGGHPTWNQEWRGPLREALDLMKRAVDMHTEKTGKTLFKNTETALAAYGDILSNGTTREAFSDAYFLPALSAAEQRKAWQLLAMQEQSLAAYASCAWFFDEISRIEPINGMTYALRAMEILKATGGPEIEKEFAAVLEKAQSNKPEEGNGRTIFEQQVLPRRETKASIILQAMLRLWAEKRLPCPNIKNTVQWPNITVTILPTDAAGGSLSGEARMRWFNEPDSPPVLWEWTPPKAGAINESCITLQGTDNFSQTFRYADLPRNKRQAIAMRAMEVANIQRLDAYEEDAANAVALFEPWVEAQHDQPLGHNWKANAPALAVAYMKHPNLTDNQRRQIAKYLTDCGLLICGGREIITNWLTMRLLRFIESAASSGTKDAEQQLERAASIVERARTLLPHPDLWAAQNRLWEIGFRTPAARKFAKAISFRV from the coding sequence ATGCCCCGACAGCTCTGTATTCACGGCCATTTTTATCAGCCCCCGCGTGAAGATCCCTGGATGGGAGAAATCTTTCCGGAAGACAGCGCAGCTCCGAGCCTGAACTGGAACCAGCGCATCACACGTGAGAGCTATGCCCCGCTGGCATGGGCAAGACGCATAGACAGCGAAGGATGCATTGCGGACATCATGAACTGCTACGAGTGGATCAGCTTCAACGCTGGCCCCACCCTGCTGGCCTGGATGGAACGGAACGAGCCCACAACCTACCGACGCATTCTGGAGGCAGACGGCATAAGCAGCGCACGTTGGGGGCACGGCAACGCCATGGCGCAAGCCTATCACCACACCATTCTGCCGCTTGCTTCAGCACAGGATAAAAAACTGGAAATTGCCTGGGCCCGCGCCGATTTCCGCACCCGCTTCGGCAGAGAACCGGAAGGGATGTGGCTTGCCGAATGCGCCGCAGACATCCCCACACTGGAAGAGCTGGCAAGTCAGGGCATACGCTTTACCATCCTCTCCCCGCATCAGGCGTCCTTTGTAGCCGACAAAGGCGATGACGATTGGCAGGCCGTGCACGGCGGCGCCATAGACATCTCCATCCCCTATGACATTGAGCTTCCTTCCGGCAAAACCATTGCCGTATTCTTCTACAATGGCCCCATCTCGCAAGCAGTAGCCTTTGAGCGCCTGCTTCAGGACGGCGAAGCCTTCTGGCAGAAACTGAACCATGCGGCCGGAACAGGCCTGCTCACCGTCTGTACGGACGGTGAAACCTACGGTCACCACTTCACCTTCGGCGAAATGGCGTTGGCCTATACGCTGGGACAGGCAATTTCCGGCAGAGACAACACCCGGCTGACCAACTATGCGACGTATCTCGCCCAGAATCCCCCCACCCGCAAGGTGCGCATTCACGAACCAAGCTCCTGGAGTTGCGCCCACGGCGTGGAACGCTGGAAAAGCAACTGCGGCTGCACGGACGGGGGGCACCCGACGTGGAATCAGGAATGGCGCGGCCCCCTGCGCGAAGCGTTGGACCTTATGAAACGTGCTGTGGATATGCACACCGAAAAAACAGGCAAGACGCTCTTCAAGAACACTGAAACAGCTCTGGCAGCCTATGGCGATATTCTGTCAAACGGGACCACCCGCGAGGCCTTTTCCGATGCGTACTTCCTTCCTGCCCTTTCAGCAGCCGAGCAGCGCAAAGCTTGGCAGCTGCTTGCCATGCAGGAGCAATCCCTTGCGGCCTATGCAAGCTGCGCTTGGTTCTTTGATGAAATCTCACGCATCGAACCCATAAACGGCATGACCTACGCGCTCAGAGCCATGGAGATCCTGAAGGCCACAGGCGGACCGGAAATAGAAAAGGAGTTTGCCGCAGTTCTGGAAAAGGCTCAGTCCAACAAACCGGAGGAAGGAAACGGACGCACCATTTTCGAGCAACAGGTGCTCCCTCGACGCGAAACCAAGGCCAGCATCATCCTGCAGGCCATGCTGCGGCTCTGGGCCGAGAAGCGGCTCCCCTGCCCCAACATAAAGAATACTGTGCAATGGCCCAACATTACCGTGACCATCTTGCCCACGGACGCAGCGGGAGGCAGCCTGTCCGGCGAAGCCCGCATGCGCTGGTTCAACGAACCGGATAGCCCACCCGTCTTATGGGAATGGACGCCCCCCAAAGCCGGGGCCATCAACGAATCATGCATTACGCTCCAAGGGACGGACAACTTCAGCCAGACCTTCCGCTATGCGGACCTGCCCAGAAACAAGCGGCAGGCCATAGCCATGCGGGCCATGGAAGTCGCCAACATACAGCGACTGGATGCCTATGAAGAAGATGCGGCAAACGCCGTGGCCTTGTTCGAGCCGTGGGTGGAGGCCCAGCACGACCAGCCTCTCGGCCACAACTGGAAGGCAAACGCTCCGGCCCTTGCTGTCGCCTACATGAAACACCCCAACCTGACTGACAACCAGCGCAGGCAGATTGCCAAGTATCTTACAGACTGCGGCCTGCTCATTTGCGGCGGGCGGGAGATCATTACCAACTGGCTGACCATGCGACTGCTCCGCTTCATCGAAAGCGCCGCATCGTCCGGCACCAAGGACGCCGAACAGCAGCTGGAACGAGCTGCTTCCATCGTGGAGCGGGCACGAACTCTGCTGCCTCATCCCGACCTCTGGGCGGCACAGAACAGGCTCTGGGAAATCGGCTTCCGCACCCCTGCTGCCCGCAAGTTTGCCAAGGCCATCAGCTTCCGCGTCTGA
- the surE gene encoding 5'/3'-nucleotidase SurE has protein sequence MSKYKILITNDDGIDSPGLAAVIQAVNPLAELLIVAPLVQQTAMGRAQRGNATTGLMKRILHVDGRDFEAFACDAAPARVVNHALSVFPGYRPDLVISGINYGENLGASVTSSGTVGAAIEGACRGIPSIAVSLETQVDTHFVYSEQDWGTSKHFLKYFTERTLQHGFPAGVDVLKIDVPSTAAPDCPWRTTRLSKSLYYRQDIPEPSVTSLLGDVIVSKETCAEEPTDTDVYALAIDRVVSVTPMTIDLTARNIAQVLRGWGERG, from the coding sequence ATGAGCAAATACAAGATCCTTATTACCAATGACGACGGAATAGACTCTCCCGGCCTTGCGGCGGTTATTCAGGCTGTTAATCCCTTGGCGGAACTGCTTATCGTGGCCCCGCTCGTGCAGCAGACGGCCATGGGGCGCGCCCAGCGCGGCAATGCCACGACAGGCTTAATGAAGCGAATCCTGCATGTGGACGGCCGCGATTTCGAGGCCTTCGCCTGCGACGCCGCACCCGCCAGAGTGGTCAACCACGCCCTCAGCGTATTCCCCGGCTACCGGCCTGATCTCGTGATTTCCGGCATCAACTACGGGGAAAACCTCGGTGCCAGCGTCACCAGCTCCGGCACCGTAGGCGCAGCCATTGAAGGCGCATGCCGCGGCATCCCCTCCATAGCTGTTTCACTTGAAACGCAGGTAGACACCCACTTTGTCTATTCGGAACAGGACTGGGGCACGTCGAAGCACTTCCTGAAGTACTTCACGGAACGCACGCTGCAACACGGCTTTCCGGCTGGTGTGGATGTTTTGAAGATAGACGTTCCCAGCACCGCCGCACCGGACTGCCCGTGGCGTACCACCCGCCTCTCCAAAAGCCTCTACTACAGGCAGGACATCCCTGAACCATCCGTGACCAGCCTCTTGGGAGATGTCATCGTAAGCAAGGAGACCTGCGCGGAAGAGCCCACCGATACGGACGTGTATGCCTTGGCGATTGACCGAGTGGTGTCTGTTACGCCTATGACGATAGATTTGACGGCAAGGAATATAGCGCAGGTTTTGAGGGGCTGGGGGGAGCGAGGATAA
- a CDS encoding MarC family protein produces the protein MELSLRAVFEIALPLFLIMDPIGNAAVCLPMLNEHSPARQRRILFRELIFALIIIFVFHYFGEWLLGVLNIHQSTLRLSGGIILFIIAMKMVFPQAGEGVVELDRDPFIVPIAVPLIAGPSALAAVMLYAHRAQGTHGWMGSPEVLLGIIGAWVATFVIMMSSPSLLKYLGKRGMRAAERLMGLILVFLAVQMLEDGVSMYLKTF, from the coding sequence ATGGAACTCAGCCTGCGGGCGGTATTTGAAATCGCCCTGCCCCTTTTCCTGATCATGGACCCCATCGGCAACGCCGCCGTGTGCCTGCCCATGCTCAACGAGCATTCTCCGGCGCGGCAGCGCCGCATCCTGTTCCGCGAACTCATCTTCGCGCTGATCATCATCTTCGTGTTCCACTACTTCGGCGAATGGCTGCTGGGTGTACTGAACATCCACCAGTCCACCCTGCGCCTTTCCGGCGGCATCATCCTGTTCATCATCGCCATGAAGATGGTGTTCCCGCAGGCTGGCGAAGGCGTGGTGGAGCTTGACCGCGACCCCTTCATCGTGCCCATTGCGGTGCCGCTCATTGCAGGCCCCTCCGCGCTGGCGGCCGTCATGCTGTATGCCCACAGGGCGCAGGGCACTCACGGCTGGATGGGCTCACCCGAAGTGCTGCTCGGCATCATCGGCGCATGGGTTGCCACCTTCGTCATCATGATGAGCTCCCCCAGCCTGCTCAAGTATCTGGGCAAGCGCGGCATGCGGGCGGCAGAACGGCTCATGGGACTTATTCTCGTCTTTCTTGCGGTCCAGATGCTGGAAGACGGCGTGAGCATGTATCTGAAGACGTTTTAA
- a CDS encoding Ni/Fe hydrogenase subunit alpha, translated as MSAKKVKTTEPKAAAPVATCASCTDPALAAEAEGKKTIRVHHVTRVEGHGNIVVVIGENNAVETVRWEVPEAPRFFEAILQGRSYKDVHQIVSRICGICSIGHQLSSLQATEDAMNIRISTQTVTLRKLAIHAENLQSHLLHLAYLVLPDLMGVNSVIPLAETHKPQLVGLIGLRRLANEFSRIICGRTTHPQRMVPGGFTKLPTEEELLQLMQSFRDSVPGFKEAANLFASLAGKFPDFKRETEYVGLVSPSEYALYRGEVGSTDDSRKPASFYKDVTQEYCVPQSTAKWTRNKRDSFMVGALSRYKLNHTHLKPLAQDVAKLVGLTPKTVNPFHNNLAQLVECVHSVEDSMELIDNLLTNGIKREKAPVIRPRAGRGVGAVEVPRGILFHSYEYDAKGRMVEADCVIPTNMNHANIQKDLEGLVPMIADKSEAEIELITSMLVRAYDPCISCSTHCLDITPNQESKPDRGVRFVYKGR; from the coding sequence ATGAGCGCCAAGAAAGTGAAGACAACCGAACCCAAGGCTGCCGCGCCCGTGGCCACCTGTGCCTCGTGCACGGACCCGGCGCTGGCTGCGGAGGCTGAGGGTAAGAAGACCATACGCGTGCACCACGTGACGCGCGTGGAAGGGCACGGCAACATCGTCGTGGTGATCGGCGAGAACAACGCGGTGGAGACCGTGCGCTGGGAAGTGCCGGAAGCCCCCCGTTTCTTCGAGGCCATTCTGCAGGGCCGCAGCTACAAGGACGTGCATCAGATCGTGTCGCGCATCTGCGGCATCTGTTCCATCGGCCATCAGCTGTCGTCGTTGCAGGCCACGGAAGACGCTATGAACATCCGCATATCCACCCAGACGGTCACGCTGCGCAAGCTTGCCATCCATGCGGAGAACCTGCAGAGCCATCTGCTGCATCTGGCCTATCTCGTCCTGCCGGACCTGATGGGCGTGAATTCCGTGATTCCGCTGGCGGAGACGCACAAGCCGCAGCTCGTGGGGCTCATCGGCCTGCGCCGTCTGGCCAACGAGTTCTCGCGCATCATCTGCGGGCGTACCACGCACCCGCAGCGCATGGTGCCGGGCGGCTTTACCAAGCTGCCCACGGAAGAGGAGCTGCTGCAGCTCATGCAGTCCTTCCGCGACAGCGTTCCCGGATTCAAGGAAGCCGCCAACCTGTTCGCCTCCCTTGCGGGCAAGTTCCCCGACTTCAAGCGCGAGACCGAATATGTGGGCCTTGTGTCGCCCTCCGAATACGCCCTGTATCGCGGCGAGGTGGGCTCAACGGACGACAGCCGCAAGCCTGCCAGCTTCTATAAGGACGTGACGCAGGAATACTGCGTGCCGCAGTCCACGGCCAAGTGGACCAGGAACAAGCGTGATTCCTTCATGGTGGGCGCGTTGTCCCGCTACAAGCTGAACCACACGCACCTGAAGCCGCTGGCGCAGGACGTGGCCAAGCTTGTGGGACTGACCCCCAAGACCGTGAACCCCTTCCATAACAATCTTGCGCAGTTGGTGGAGTGTGTGCATTCCGTGGAGGATTCCATGGAGTTGATAGACAACCTGCTCACCAACGGCATCAAGCGTGAAAAGGCCCCCGTTATCCGTCCCCGTGCGGGGCGCGGTGTGGGGGCCGTGGAAGTGCCGCGCGGCATTCTGTTCCACAGCTACGAATACGACGCCAAGGGCCGCATGGTAGAGGCGGATTGCGTTATCCCCACCAACATGAACCACGCCAATATCCAGAAAGATCTGGAAGGGCTGGTGCCCATGATTGCGGACAAGTCCGAAGCGGAGATAGAGCTGATCACCTCCATGCTGGTTCGTGCGTACGACCCGTGCATTTCGTGCTCCACCCATTGTCTGGACATTACCCCCAATCAGGAAAGCAAGCCGGATAGGGGAGTGAGGTTTGTGTATAAGGGGCGGTAG
- the queD gene encoding 6-carboxytetrahydropterin synthase QueD, protein MTDRQPKGIWRLTVRSDFAAAHALRNYCGKCENMHGHNFAVEAVVEGDRLTTDTEIVLDFKILKQELKAVLEMLDHKMLNEVPPFDVQNPSSENLSRFIYQHLAKRLSGREDTNGVRVHAVTVSEKAAQSATYMEL, encoded by the coding sequence ATGACAGACAGACAGCCTAAGGGCATCTGGCGTCTCACAGTACGTTCTGATTTTGCCGCAGCCCATGCGCTGCGCAACTATTGCGGCAAGTGCGAGAACATGCACGGCCACAATTTTGCCGTGGAAGCCGTGGTGGAGGGCGACCGCCTCACCACCGACACGGAAATCGTGCTGGACTTCAAGATCCTCAAGCAGGAACTGAAGGCCGTGCTGGAGATGCTGGACCACAAGATGCTGAACGAGGTGCCGCCCTTTGACGTGCAGAACCCCTCGTCCGAGAACCTTTCCCGCTTCATCTACCAGCATCTCGCCAAGCGCCTTTCCGGCAGGGAAGACACCAACGGCGTGCGCGTGCATGCCGTCACCGTATCCGAAAAGGCGGCCCAGTCCGCCACCTACATGGAGCTATAG
- a CDS encoding tetratricopeptide repeat protein, whose protein sequence is MKGVFSHEQAATIGHGTTKRTTTSLQYVYVMEEQDEKYSVRVINANNLPTGEAEFISFDQLMHEYTPEPDFYHEKVFPAMRELGKTIARGERHLKNGEPYTAELEFLAALKLDEDNVRATFGLGLAYLERQQVEKADTVFQKLVKMRAAFEREHKHMFNAFGISLRRNRMFSQALKFYARAQQLCGADDHLMFNMARCLCDAGDNDGCCTYLRKALELNPNQKEAATMLRAVEKRKG, encoded by the coding sequence TTGAAGGGAGTTTTTTCCCATGAGCAGGCTGCGACCATTGGGCATGGCACAACCAAGCGCACGACCACGTCCTTGCAGTATGTCTATGTGATGGAAGAACAGGATGAGAAGTATTCGGTTCGCGTCATCAATGCCAACAATCTTCCCACCGGCGAAGCCGAGTTCATTTCCTTTGACCAGCTCATGCATGAGTACACACCTGAGCCGGATTTTTACCATGAGAAGGTCTTTCCGGCCATGCGCGAGCTTGGCAAGACCATTGCCCGCGGCGAACGCCATCTCAAGAACGGGGAACCCTACACCGCCGAGCTCGAGTTTCTTGCCGCCCTCAAGCTGGACGAAGACAATGTGCGCGCCACGTTCGGTCTGGGGCTTGCCTATCTGGAGCGCCAGCAGGTGGAAAAGGCCGATACGGTTTTCCAGAAGCTGGTGAAAATGCGAGCCGCATTTGAACGCGAGCACAAGCACATGTTCAACGCCTTCGGCATCAGCCTGCGCCGCAACCGGATGTTCTCCCAAGCCCTCAAATTCTACGCCCGTGCCCAGCAGCTATGCGGCGCGGACGATCACCTCATGTTCAATATGGCCCGTTGCCTGTGCGATGCAGGCGATAACGACGGTTGCTGCACCTATCTTCGCAAGGCCCTTGAACTAAATCCCAATCAGAAAGAAGCCGCAACCATGCTGCGGGCTGTTGAGAAACGAAAGGGATAA
- a CDS encoding tetratricopeptide repeat protein codes for MASSAFEGMEYPIKGVFSTDREMKIGFGATKRTVTQSVLVFVEQDAEGCLWGQGINANDVPSGDRYVITPDQLLNSYLPDPAIYHLRVLPAIRGLNKTISRAERHRMHGELYSAEYEFNNALRIDEVNVRATFGLGLVYLDRQDAEKAQFVFERLIHLDAAFESLHKHMFNEFGIKLRKNALYAEALRFYGRALQLAGEDDHLMYNIARSFLESGDNDGARKYMSKALELNPDLREARMLKKYLEQGGELAPPESL; via the coding sequence ATGGCAAGCAGCGCTTTTGAAGGTATGGAATACCCCATTAAGGGAGTGTTTTCGACCGATCGCGAGATGAAGATAGGATTTGGTGCCACAAAGCGTACTGTCACGCAGAGCGTTCTTGTTTTTGTGGAGCAGGATGCGGAAGGCTGTCTGTGGGGGCAGGGTATCAATGCGAATGATGTGCCTTCCGGCGACAGGTATGTCATTACTCCAGATCAGCTCCTGAACTCATATCTTCCCGACCCCGCTATCTACCATTTGCGTGTTCTGCCTGCGATCCGCGGGCTGAACAAGACCATTTCCCGGGCCGAGCGGCATCGTATGCACGGAGAACTCTATAGCGCGGAGTATGAGTTCAACAATGCCCTGCGTATTGACGAGGTCAATGTGCGGGCTACCTTCGGCCTCGGCCTTGTCTATCTGGACAGGCAGGACGCCGAAAAGGCACAGTTTGTTTTCGAGAGGCTCATACATCTGGATGCAGCCTTTGAATCTCTCCACAAACATATGTTCAATGAATTCGGCATCAAGTTGCGCAAGAATGCACTGTACGCCGAGGCATTGCGTTTCTACGGCAGAGCGTTGCAGCTTGCCGGGGAAGATGACCATCTCATGTACAATATCGCCCGATCCTTTCTGGAGTCCGGCGATAACGACGGAGCACGGAAATATATGTCCAAGGCTCTTGAATTGAACCCTGACCTGCGTGAAGCGAGAATGCTCAAGAAGTATCTTGAACAAGGCGGGGAGCTGGCTCCGCCTGAAAGTCTCTGA
- a CDS encoding FAD/NAD(P)-binding protein, which produces MTPDTLFQYVPTPATLVKKEKLSDFVTLFTFQPDSGRALMHKPGQFIMLSMYGVGEAPFSVSSPPNASGSTFELAVRRIGNVTNAMHAMKVGQKVGIRGPYGTSFPVQDFVGKDTIFVAGGLGYIPLRSLLHYQLRHRDEFGRIIVMIGCRNPSERIFIDQIKELEARDDVEVYETVDCGDESWCGNVGLITSLLPHVEIDPDITHVAMVGPPVMYKFVIKQCQARGISRENIYVSLERHMKCGIGKCGHCQINGLNACVEGPVFKYHDIQTHPEAI; this is translated from the coding sequence ATGACTCCTGATACCCTGTTCCAATACGTTCCCACGCCCGCAACGCTGGTGAAGAAGGAAAAGCTCTCCGACTTCGTCACCTTGTTCACCTTCCAGCCGGACAGCGGCAGGGCGCTCATGCACAAGCCCGGCCAGTTCATCATGCTTTCCATGTACGGCGTGGGCGAGGCCCCGTTCTCGGTCAGCTCGCCGCCCAACGCCTCGGGCAGCACCTTCGAGCTTGCCGTGCGCCGCATAGGCAACGTGACCAACGCCATGCACGCCATGAAGGTGGGGCAGAAGGTCGGCATCCGCGGACCTTACGGCACCAGCTTTCCCGTGCAGGACTTCGTGGGCAAGGACACCATCTTCGTGGCGGGCGGCCTCGGCTACATTCCGCTGCGTAGTCTGCTGCACTATCAGTTGCGGCACCGCGACGAATTCGGCCGCATCATCGTCATGATCGGCTGCCGCAATCCTTCCGAGCGTATCTTCATCGACCAGATCAAGGAACTTGAAGCGCGCGACGACGTGGAAGTCTACGAAACCGTGGATTGCGGCGACGAGAGCTGGTGCGGCAACGTGGGGCTCATCACGTCCCTGCTGCCCCATGTCGAGATCGATCCGGACATCACCCACGTGGCCATGGTGGGCCCGCCCGTCATGTACAAGTTCGTGATCAAGCAATGTCAGGCGCGCGGCATCTCCCGCGAGAACATCTATGTTTCGTTGGAGCGCCACATGAAGTGCGGCATAGGCAAGTGCGGGCACTGCCAGATCAACGGGCTGAATGCCTGTGTGGAAGGGCCGGTGTTCAAGTATCACGATATTCAGACCCACCCCGAAGCCATTTAG